The following coding sequences lie in one Amycolatopsis cihanbeyliensis genomic window:
- the secE gene encoding preprotein translocase subunit SecE, producing MSEDGEKDQEKEQQPPSRPTTAAARRERRASARRDAGKGGAADTGKRPAPKGKSSGRKPDKAGKPAAKPEGKDRPTPKRDDTGKKQASLFSRIVRFLREVWAELRKVIWPTRKQMITYTAVVLVFVSFMIALVFALDLAFGEVVALVFGE from the coding sequence GTGAGCGAGGACGGCGAGAAGGACCAGGAGAAGGAGCAGCAGCCCCCTTCCCGTCCGACCACCGCCGCGGCTCGGCGGGAGCGCCGTGCCTCCGCGCGCCGGGATGCAGGCAAGGGCGGTGCGGCGGACACTGGGAAGCGTCCCGCCCCGAAGGGCAAGTCGTCGGGGCGGAAGCCGGACAAGGCGGGCAAGCCCGCTGCCAAGCCCGAGGGCAAGGACCGGCCGACGCCGAAGCGGGACGACACCGGGAAGAAGCAGGCCTCGCTGTTCAGCAGGATCGTCCGCTTCCTCCGTGAGGTGTGGGCCGAGCTGCGGAAGGTCATCTGGCCGACCAGGAAGCAGATGATCACCTACACCGCTGTGGTGCTGGTGTTCGTGTCCTTCATGATCGCCCTGGTGTTCGCCCTCGACCTCGCCTTCGGTGAGGTCGTGGCGCTCGTGTTCGGCGAGTGA
- a CDS encoding pyridoxal phosphate-dependent aminotransferase yields the protein MPTPTSSTSTRVSARVAGITPSATLAVDAKAKALRAEGRPVIGFGAGQPDFPTPEHIVEAAAAAVRDRANHGYTAAAGLPELRAAIADKTLRDSGYRVDPAQVLVTNGGKQAVYSAFATLLDPGDEVLLPAPFWTTYPESITLAGGIPVQVTADESTGYLVTVEQLAAARTPRTKALLFNSPANPTGAVYPREAVEAIGRWAHEQGIWVVTDEIYEHLVYDGATAASLPVVVPELADRTLVLNGVAKTYSMTGWRVGWMIGPSDVIAAASGYQSHLCGNVANVSQRAALAAVAGPLDAVARMRAAFDARRRRIVSLLGEIPGVECPTPEGAFYAYPSVRALLGRPLRGQRPASTVELAELILREAEVAVVPGEAFGTPGYFRFSYALAEEELVDGIARVARLLAEAG from the coding sequence ATGCCGACTCCCACGAGCAGCACGAGCACCCGGGTGTCCGCCAGGGTCGCCGGGATCACCCCCTCGGCCACCCTGGCCGTGGACGCGAAGGCCAAGGCACTGCGGGCGGAGGGCCGCCCGGTGATCGGGTTCGGCGCGGGCCAACCGGACTTCCCGACCCCGGAGCACATCGTCGAGGCCGCGGCGGCCGCGGTCCGGGACCGGGCCAACCACGGCTACACCGCCGCGGCCGGACTTCCCGAGCTCCGCGCGGCGATCGCCGACAAGACGCTGCGGGACTCAGGCTACCGGGTCGACCCGGCACAGGTACTGGTGACCAACGGTGGCAAGCAGGCGGTCTATTCCGCGTTCGCCACGCTGCTCGACCCCGGCGACGAGGTCCTGCTGCCGGCGCCGTTCTGGACCACCTATCCGGAGTCGATCACCCTCGCCGGCGGGATCCCGGTGCAGGTCACCGCGGACGAGTCCACCGGCTACCTGGTCACCGTCGAGCAGCTCGCGGCGGCACGCACCCCGCGGACCAAGGCGCTGCTGTTCAACTCGCCCGCCAACCCGACCGGCGCGGTGTACCCGCGGGAGGCGGTCGAGGCCATCGGCAGGTGGGCGCACGAGCAGGGCATCTGGGTGGTCACCGACGAGATCTACGAGCACCTGGTCTACGACGGCGCCACGGCGGCGTCGCTGCCGGTGGTGGTTCCGGAGCTCGCGGACCGGACGCTGGTGCTGAACGGGGTCGCCAAGACCTACTCGATGACCGGCTGGCGGGTCGGCTGGATGATCGGGCCCTCGGACGTGATCGCGGCGGCATCCGGCTACCAGTCGCACCTGTGCGGCAACGTCGCGAACGTGTCCCAGCGAGCCGCGCTGGCGGCCGTGGCCGGCCCGTTGGACGCGGTGGCCCGGATGCGAGCGGCCTTCGACGCGCGGCGCAGGCGAATCGTGTCGCTGCTCGGCGAGATCCCGGGGGTCGAGTGCCCGACGCCGGAGGGCGCGTTCTACGCCTACCCCTCGGTGCGCGCCCTGCTGGGCAGGCCGCTGCGCGGGCAACGCCCGGCGAGCACCGTGGAGCTGGCCGAGCTGATCCTGCGCGAGGCCGAGGTGGCGGTGGTACCGGGCGAGGCGTTCGGCACACCCGGCTACTTCCGATTCTCCTACGCGCTGGCCGAGGAGGAGCTGGTGGACGGCATCGCCAGAGTGGCGAGGCTGCTGGCGGAGGCGGGCTGA